In a genomic window of Streptomyces katrae:
- a CDS encoding roadblock/LC7 domain-containing protein, translating to MTAPSTYGLSSQARNLQWLLTDLVEEVPGVNSVAVVSSDGLLLLSSEAAPESRKADRPKGPRGASADLATIVSGLGSLTTGAAALMEFGSVKQTMVAMENGSVFVMAISDGSLLGVHATPDCDMGVVAYHMALFVGRAGHVLTPEVRSELRQSMENTP from the coding sequence ATGACCGCGCCCAGTACGTACGGACTGAGCAGCCAGGCCCGCAACCTGCAGTGGCTGCTGACCGACCTGGTGGAGGAGGTGCCCGGGGTCAACTCCGTGGCCGTCGTCTCCTCGGACGGGCTGCTGCTGCTCTCCTCCGAGGCCGCCCCCGAATCCCGCAAGGCGGACCGGCCCAAGGGCCCCCGCGGGGCCTCGGCCGACCTCGCGACCATCGTGTCCGGGCTCGGCAGCCTCACCACCGGCGCGGCCGCCCTCATGGAGTTCGGCTCGGTCAAGCAGACCATGGTGGCGATGGAGAACGGCTCCGTCTTCGTCATGGCCATCAGCGACGGCTCCCTGCTGGGCGTGCACGCCACGCCCGACTGCGACATGGGCGTCGTCGCCTACCACATGGCCCTGTTCGTCGGCCGCGCCGGCCACGTCCTGACCCCCGAAGTCCGCAGCGAGCTGCGCCAGTCGATGGAGAACACCCCGTGA
- the lon gene encoding endopeptidase La: MASTSVTLTLPVLPLDDEVVLPGMVVPLDLSDAEVRAAVEAAQAARGSGKPRVLLVPRVDGKYAGIGVLGTVEQVGRLSDGDPGALIRGRGRVRIGAGTTGPGAALWVEGETVEEQVPDPLPGAVAELVKEYKALATSWLKKRGAWQVVDRVQQIEGVSALADNSGYSPFLTVAQKVELLETVDPVARLRLAVKALSDHLAEQDVAESIAKDVQDGVEKQQREFLLRRQLEAVRKELRELGGEKEGEESDDYRARVEAADLPEKVREAALKEVDKLERSSDQSPEGSWIRTWLDTVLELPWNERSEDRYDIQGARAVLDAEHAGLNDVKDRITEYLAVRKRRGERGMGVIGGRRGGAVLALVGPPGVGKTSLGESVAHAMGRKFVRVALGGVRDEAEIRGHRRTYVGALPGRIVRAIKEAGSMNPVVLLDEIDKVGSDFRGDPAAALLEVLDPAQNHTFRDHYLEVELDLSDVVFLATANVLEAIPEALADRMELVRLDGYTEDEKVVIARDHLLPRQLERAGLTAEEVVLEEGALRKLAGEYTREAGVRTLERSIARLLRKVASQHELGEREFPFTIGAGELRGLIGRPHHVPESAQDPAERRTAVPGVATGLAVTGAGGDVLFVEASLADPETGAAGLTLTGQLGDVMKESAQIALSFLRSHGAELELPVADLKDRGVHIHFPAGAVPKDGPSAGITMTTALASLLSGRQVRTDVAMTGEVSLTGRVLPIGGVKQKLLAAHRAGLTTVIIPKRNEADLDDVPSEVLEGLEVHPVTDVRQVLELALAPAVVSFTKAA; encoded by the coding sequence ATGGCTTCGACGTCCGTAACGCTCACCCTGCCCGTGCTGCCGCTCGACGATGAGGTCGTGCTGCCCGGGATGGTCGTCCCGCTGGACCTGTCCGACGCCGAGGTGCGCGCGGCCGTCGAGGCCGCGCAGGCGGCGCGCGGCAGCGGGAAGCCCCGGGTGCTGCTCGTGCCGCGGGTCGACGGGAAGTACGCCGGGATCGGTGTGCTGGGGACGGTCGAACAGGTCGGGCGGCTTTCCGACGGCGATCCCGGGGCGCTGATCCGCGGGCGCGGCCGCGTCCGGATCGGCGCCGGGACCACCGGGCCCGGGGCGGCGCTCTGGGTCGAGGGGGAGACCGTGGAGGAGCAGGTGCCCGACCCGCTGCCCGGGGCGGTCGCCGAGCTCGTCAAGGAGTACAAGGCCCTCGCCACCAGCTGGCTCAAGAAGCGCGGCGCCTGGCAGGTCGTGGACCGGGTGCAGCAGATCGAGGGGGTCTCGGCGCTCGCCGACAACTCCGGGTACTCCCCGTTCCTGACCGTGGCGCAGAAGGTGGAGCTGCTGGAGACCGTCGACCCGGTCGCCCGCCTGCGGCTCGCCGTGAAGGCGCTCAGCGACCACCTCGCCGAGCAGGACGTCGCCGAGTCCATCGCCAAGGACGTCCAGGACGGCGTGGAGAAGCAGCAGCGCGAGTTCCTGCTCCGCCGCCAGCTGGAGGCCGTCCGCAAGGAGCTGCGCGAGCTGGGCGGGGAGAAGGAGGGCGAGGAGTCCGACGACTACCGGGCCCGCGTCGAGGCCGCCGACCTGCCCGAGAAGGTCCGCGAGGCCGCGCTCAAGGAGGTCGACAAGCTGGAGCGCTCCAGCGACCAGAGCCCCGAGGGCTCCTGGATCCGCACCTGGCTGGACACCGTGCTGGAGCTGCCCTGGAACGAGCGCAGCGAGGACCGCTACGACATCCAGGGCGCCCGGGCCGTCCTCGACGCCGAGCACGCCGGGCTCAACGACGTGAAGGACCGCATCACCGAGTACCTGGCCGTGCGCAAGCGGCGCGGGGAGCGGGGCATGGGCGTCATCGGCGGCCGGCGCGGCGGTGCCGTGCTCGCTCTGGTCGGGCCCCCCGGCGTCGGCAAGACCTCGCTCGGGGAGTCCGTGGCGCACGCCATGGGCCGCAAGTTCGTGCGCGTCGCCCTGGGCGGTGTGCGGGACGAGGCCGAGATCCGCGGCCACCGCCGGACGTACGTCGGTGCCCTGCCGGGCCGGATCGTCCGGGCCATCAAGGAGGCCGGCTCCATGAACCCGGTCGTGCTCCTCGACGAGATCGACAAGGTCGGATCCGACTTCCGCGGCGACCCGGCGGCGGCCCTGCTGGAGGTCCTGGACCCGGCGCAGAACCACACCTTCCGCGACCACTACCTGGAGGTGGAGCTCGACCTGAGCGACGTGGTCTTCCTGGCCACGGCGAACGTGCTGGAAGCCATCCCCGAGGCCCTGGCCGACCGGATGGAGCTGGTGCGCCTCGACGGCTACACCGAGGACGAGAAGGTCGTCATCGCCCGCGACCACCTGCTGCCCCGCCAGCTGGAGCGCGCCGGGCTGACCGCCGAGGAAGTGGTCCTGGAAGAGGGGGCCCTGCGCAAGCTCGCGGGGGAGTACACCCGCGAGGCGGGCGTGCGCACCCTGGAGCGGTCCATCGCGCGGCTGCTGCGCAAGGTCGCCTCGCAGCACGAGCTGGGCGAGCGGGAGTTCCCGTTCACCATCGGCGCGGGTGAGCTGCGGGGCCTGATCGGCCGGCCGCACCACGTGCCGGAGTCCGCCCAGGACCCGGCCGAGCGGCGCACGGCCGTCCCGGGCGTGGCCACGGGCCTGGCCGTGACCGGCGCCGGCGGTGACGTGCTCTTCGTCGAGGCCTCCCTGGCCGACCCGGAGACCGGCGCGGCCGGACTGACCCTGACGGGGCAGCTGGGCGACGTGATGAAGGAGTCGGCGCAGATCGCGCTCAGCTTCCTGCGCTCGCACGGCGCCGAGCTGGAGCTCCCGGTCGCCGACCTGAAGGACCGGGGCGTGCACATCCACTTCCCGGCGGGCGCCGTCCCCAAGGACGGTCCGAGCGCGGGCATCACCATGACCACCGCGCTGGCCTCCCTGCTCTCCGGCCGCCAGGTCCGCACGGACGTGGCCATGACCGGTGAGGTTTCGCTGACCGGGCGGGTGCTGCCCATCGGCGGGGTCAAGCAGAAGCTGCTCGCCGCGCACCGGGCCGGGCTGACCACCGTGATCATCCCGAAGCGCAACGAGGCCGACCTGGACGACGTCCCCAGTGAGGTGCTGGAGGGGCTGGAGGTGCACCCGGTGACCGACGTGCGCCAGGTGCTGGAGCTGGCCCTGGCCCCGGCGGTGGTCTCCTTCACCAAGGCCGCCTGA
- a CDS encoding MarR family winged helix-turn-helix transcriptional regulator: MHGSEDQEFLALERELSVFLRRARASSGEMARALHPELEPAAYGLLVRLEAAGRQRATELAAYFGVGKATMSRQLRALELLGLVAREPDPADGRAFLVGLTDEGRARFLRVRGARREQYMRKLADWDRGEVAELARLLNQLNSGEE; encoded by the coding sequence GTGCACGGCAGTGAAGACCAGGAGTTCCTCGCTCTGGAGCGGGAGCTGTCCGTCTTCCTTCGGCGCGCCCGGGCCTCCTCGGGCGAGATGGCCCGCGCCCTGCACCCGGAGCTGGAGCCCGCCGCATACGGGCTGCTGGTCCGGCTGGAGGCCGCCGGCCGCCAGCGGGCCACCGAGCTGGCCGCCTACTTCGGCGTCGGCAAGGCCACCATGAGCCGCCAGCTGCGCGCCCTGGAACTGCTGGGCCTGGTCGCCCGCGAACCGGACCCCGCCGACGGCCGCGCCTTCCTCGTCGGCCTCACGGACGAGGGCCGGGCCCGGTTCCTGCGCGTGCGAGGGGCCCGGCGCGAGCAGTACATGCGCAAGCTGGCCGACTGGGACCGCGGCGAGGTCGCCGAGCTGGCCCGGCTGCTCAACCAGCTGAACTCCGGCGAGGAGTAG
- a CDS encoding GTP-binding protein, whose product MAFAVSEAVPDAVSDAASDAASDAVAGPDTALLLADEPVQPWQYDRSRAPVAVKVLVAGGFGVGKTTFVSSVSEITPLRTEAVMTQASVPTDDLTGTPDKNTTTVAMDFGRITLADDLVLYVYGTPGQERFWFMWDDLVRGAIGGLVLADTRRLRDCFPALDYFESCGLPYAVAVNHFEGSKEYEPEDVREALTIPPDVPVVIMDARRRATVVESLLTLVGHALDATPA is encoded by the coding sequence ATGGCCTTCGCCGTCTCTGAAGCCGTCCCGGACGCCGTTTCCGACGCCGCCTCCGACGCCGCCTCCGACGCCGTCGCCGGTCCGGACACCGCGCTCCTGCTGGCCGACGAGCCCGTCCAGCCGTGGCAGTACGACCGCTCGCGCGCGCCCGTAGCCGTCAAGGTGCTGGTCGCGGGCGGGTTCGGCGTCGGCAAGACCACCTTCGTGTCCTCCGTCTCCGAGATCACCCCGCTGCGCACCGAAGCGGTGATGACCCAGGCCAGCGTCCCCACCGACGACCTGACCGGGACCCCGGACAAGAACACGACCACCGTCGCCATGGACTTCGGCCGCATCACCCTCGCCGACGACCTCGTGCTCTACGTGTACGGGACCCCGGGCCAGGAGCGGTTCTGGTTCATGTGGGACGACCTGGTGCGCGGCGCCATCGGCGGCCTGGTGCTCGCCGACACGCGTCGGCTGCGCGACTGCTTCCCCGCCCTCGACTACTTCGAGAGCTGCGGGCTGCCCTACGCCGTCGCCGTCAACCACTTCGAGGGGTCGAAGGAGTACGAGCCGGAGGACGTGCGGGAGGCGCTGACCATCCCGCCGGACGTCCCCGTCGTGATCATGGACGCGCGGCGCCGGGCCACGGTCGTCGAGTCCCTGCTGACGCTGGTGGGTCACGCGCTGGACGCCACGCCCGCGTAG
- a CDS encoding DUF742 domain-containing protein has translation MRSPASDRLPIRGADRRPARVRPYSLTGGRTRFTQVLLVETFVATLDAGPAKTPDRMPEMRAIVEVCRRMRTIAEISALLKLPLGVVRVLVSDLADQGRIRVYGTGHGTGRPDRALLERVLDGLRRL, from the coding sequence GTGAGGAGCCCGGCCTCCGACCGACTGCCGATACGCGGGGCCGACCGGCGCCCCGCCCGCGTCCGCCCGTACTCCCTGACGGGCGGCCGCACCCGCTTCACACAGGTGCTGCTCGTGGAGACCTTCGTCGCCACCCTGGACGCCGGACCGGCCAAGACGCCCGACCGGATGCCCGAGATGCGGGCCATCGTCGAGGTCTGCCGGCGCATGCGGACCATCGCCGAGATATCCGCGCTCCTGAAACTGCCGCTCGGCGTGGTCCGGGTCCTGGTCAGCGACCTCGCCGACCAGGGCCGGATCCGCGTCTACGGCACGGGGCACGGCACCGGCCGCCCCGACCGCGCGCTGCTGGAAAGGGTGCTCGATGGCCTTCGCCGTCTCTGA
- a CDS encoding nitrate- and nitrite sensing domain-containing protein, translated as MQKKRSRKNGTASADGPAKAGRRVRVRSRLVVGVAVAGLTVLAAGTPAVVSATRELDDSQRLVTLAEQTQHTLTLVHLLGDERDAVVEYAAKGRPGNAKAPVDERTARTDRTLAELRPEADEDLARALGHIKAARAEAVDGKGTAVAAQQAYAGLITELLAPGDRLAELTPPRAEAALAVTRPMAPLSRAVDQASATRGLLLAALAVPRAEQAPGNAAADELSAAAQRSRVREQAALDDFNRAARPAVRQTLAATVTGPEVKTAEDQLGRLTERPTLTAAERKATDPGALASALTARIDRMRSVEATLAGQRATALATQRDDDVTRLELMVAGLGVLFLFVIGFTTGVARSLTRPLSVLRRGAERLATPEGSQEPVRFTGRNDEFAEVVRHLNAVREQTVALHTKIAGLDADRRRLIGRNEALATSREAREKELASTRKALEGELAELRAGLEEHRRIMSTTSVSLSLRTLGLVERQLTVIEELESKEGDPDRLATLFKLDHLATVMRRHNENLLVLAGQEHGHGQSLPVPLVDVMRAAVSEIERYERVDLTTLPSYTQVAGHAADDISHVVAELLENATTFSPPEAKVKVSGHITDAGDVVLSVVDEGIGVTGDRLASLNSRLSTPEAYDEEPETEHGLGLGLYVAGRLAARHGVTAELRTAAHGGTEAVVVIPAVLLPDAPPASPVHSLGSSGAPAYQLPGVIAEANEHTLPPRLRPQPTDTPAPEEAARVVTLAEAFEAEPEGSAELAQSPESAEDEGAQAGDVEDGGVGSVDAGSADAGSVDAGSADAGFVDAGHEGAGHGGAEDGAVGFVDAGSVDAGSVDVERAGAGIGAAGFESESGAESESESESDYADSVGYAAADLVAEAFGAGAFTKRPADTGTAGTADAEQPARVVPLAEAFEDAQLPPADQVFTAGADPFAAEPPAAEPPAGVVPEPSAGFEDAPPPADEVFTVPAPAAEAPGGERPEEELLARVVADADADAFAVADPAPGDAAGEPGTAPGGPVTDAGLPRRERNDADQGGHRRAPDAGDGFIPRQGSHPEPGGTEAVTAKGLPKRTPRAVAAPGGTGRPAAARPEPRRVDAEELRRRLGGFYQGAQDGRRVAAAELAQDQRQTPGGPGAHEAHGQGHTDQGDTAQEART; from the coding sequence GTGCAGAAGAAGCGGTCTCGGAAGAACGGCACCGCCAGCGCCGACGGACCCGCCAAGGCAGGACGCCGCGTGCGCGTCCGCAGCAGGCTGGTCGTCGGAGTAGCAGTCGCCGGACTCACCGTCCTCGCGGCCGGCACCCCCGCCGTCGTCTCCGCCACCAGGGAACTGGACGACTCACAGCGACTCGTCACCCTCGCCGAGCAGACACAGCACACCCTCACCCTCGTCCACCTCCTCGGCGACGAGCGCGACGCCGTCGTCGAGTACGCGGCCAAGGGCCGTCCCGGCAACGCCAAGGCACCCGTCGACGAGCGCACCGCGCGCACCGACCGGACCCTCGCCGAACTCCGCCCGGAGGCCGACGAGGACCTCGCCCGCGCCCTCGGCCACATCAAGGCCGCCCGCGCCGAGGCCGTCGACGGCAAGGGCACCGCCGTGGCCGCCCAGCAGGCCTACGCCGGGCTCATCACCGAACTCCTCGCGCCCGGCGACCGGCTCGCCGAGCTCACCCCGCCGCGCGCCGAGGCCGCACTCGCCGTCACCCGTCCCATGGCGCCCCTCAGCCGGGCCGTGGACCAGGCCTCCGCCACCCGCGGGCTGCTGCTCGCCGCGCTGGCCGTCCCCCGCGCCGAACAGGCCCCGGGCAACGCCGCCGCCGACGAGCTCAGCGCCGCCGCCCAGCGTTCCCGCGTACGCGAACAGGCCGCCCTCGACGACTTCAACCGGGCCGCCCGCCCCGCCGTGCGCCAGACCCTCGCCGCCACCGTCACCGGCCCCGAGGTCAAGACCGCCGAGGACCAGCTGGGGCGCCTCACCGAGCGGCCCACCCTGACCGCAGCCGAACGCAAGGCCACCGACCCGGGCGCCCTCGCCTCCGCGCTGACCGCCCGCATCGACCGCATGCGCTCCGTCGAGGCCACCCTCGCCGGCCAGCGGGCCACCGCCCTCGCCACCCAGCGCGACGACGACGTGACCCGGCTCGAACTGATGGTCGCCGGACTCGGCGTCCTCTTCCTCTTCGTCATCGGCTTCACCACCGGCGTCGCCCGCTCCCTGACCCGGCCCCTGTCCGTACTGCGCCGCGGCGCCGAGCGGCTGGCCACCCCGGAGGGCTCCCAGGAACCGGTCCGCTTCACCGGCCGCAACGACGAGTTCGCCGAGGTCGTCCGCCACCTCAACGCCGTCCGCGAGCAGACCGTCGCCCTCCACACCAAGATCGCCGGCCTGGACGCCGACCGCCGCCGCCTCATCGGCCGCAACGAAGCCCTCGCCACCAGCCGCGAAGCCCGCGAGAAGGAGCTGGCCTCCACCCGCAAGGCCCTCGAAGGGGAACTGGCCGAGCTGCGCGCCGGGCTCGAAGAGCACCGCCGCATCATGTCGACCACCTCGGTCTCCCTCTCCCTGCGCACCCTCGGCCTGGTCGAGCGCCAGCTCACCGTCATCGAGGAACTGGAGTCCAAGGAAGGCGACCCCGACCGGCTCGCCACCCTCTTCAAGCTCGACCACCTCGCCACGGTCATGCGCCGCCACAACGAGAACCTGCTGGTCCTCGCCGGGCAGGAGCACGGCCACGGCCAGAGCCTGCCCGTGCCGCTGGTCGACGTCATGCGCGCCGCCGTCAGCGAGATCGAGCGCTACGAACGCGTCGACCTGACCACGCTGCCCTCCTACACGCAGGTCGCCGGGCACGCCGCCGACGACATCTCGCACGTGGTCGCCGAGCTCCTGGAGAACGCCACCACCTTCTCCCCGCCGGAAGCCAAGGTGAAGGTCTCCGGCCACATCACCGACGCCGGCGACGTGGTGCTGTCCGTCGTCGACGAGGGCATCGGCGTCACCGGCGACAGGCTCGCCTCCCTCAACTCCCGCCTCTCCACCCCCGAGGCCTACGACGAGGAACCCGAGACCGAACACGGCCTGGGCCTCGGCCTGTACGTCGCCGGACGCCTCGCGGCCCGCCACGGCGTCACCGCCGAGCTGCGCACCGCCGCCCACGGCGGCACGGAGGCCGTCGTGGTCATCCCGGCCGTGCTGCTCCCGGACGCCCCGCCGGCCTCGCCCGTGCACAGCCTGGGCTCCTCCGGCGCGCCCGCCTACCAGCTGCCCGGCGTGATCGCCGAGGCGAACGAGCACACCCTCCCGCCCCGCCTGCGCCCCCAGCCGACGGACACCCCGGCCCCCGAGGAGGCCGCCAGGGTGGTCACGCTGGCCGAGGCCTTCGAGGCGGAGCCGGAGGGGTCGGCAGAGCTGGCGCAGTCGCCGGAGTCGGCGGAGGACGAGGGTGCTCAGGCCGGTGACGTCGAGGACGGTGGCGTCGGGTCCGTGGACGCCGGGTCTGCTGACGCCGGGTCCGTGGACGCCGGGTCTGCTGACGCCGGGTTCGTGGACGCCGGGCACGAGGGTGCCGGGCACGGGGGCGCCGAGGACGGTGCCGTCGGGTTCGTGGATGCCGGGTCCGTGGACGCCGGGTCCGTGGACGTCGAGCGCGCGGGTGCCGGGATAGGTGCTGCCGGGTTCGAGTCCGAGTCCGGGGCTGAGTCGGAGTCCGAGTCCGAGTCCGACTACGCCGACTCCGTTGGCTACGCCGCCGCCGACCTGGTGGCGGAGGCCTTCGGGGCCGGGGCCTTCACCAAGCGGCCCGCCGACACCGGCACCGCCGGCACCGCCGACGCCGAGCAGCCCGCCCGCGTCGTCCCGCTGGCCGAGGCCTTCGAGGACGCCCAGCTGCCCCCGGCCGACCAGGTCTTCACGGCCGGCGCCGACCCCTTCGCCGCCGAGCCGCCCGCCGCCGAGCCGCCGGCCGGGGTCGTGCCCGAGCCGTCGGCCGGCTTCGAGGACGCGCCGCCGCCCGCCGACGAGGTCTTCACCGTGCCCGCCCCCGCGGCGGAGGCGCCGGGTGGGGAACGTCCCGAGGAGGAACTGCTCGCACGGGTCGTGGCCGACGCCGATGCGGACGCCTTCGCGGTGGCCGACCCCGCCCCGGGGGACGCCGCCGGGGAGCCGGGCACCGCGCCCGGTGGCCCCGTAACCGATGCAGGACTGCCGCGCCGGGAACGGAACGACGCCGACCAGGGCGGACACCGACGGGCCCCCGACGCCGGGGACGGCTTCATCCCCCGCCAGGGCAGCCACCCCGAGCCCGGCGGCACCGAAGCCGTCACCGCCAAGGGCCTCCCCAAGCGCACCCCGCGCGCCGTGGCCGCCCCCGGCGGCACCGGACGCCCCGCCGCGGCCCGCCCCGAGCCGCGCCGGGTCGACGCCGAGGAACTGCGCCGCCGACTCGGCGGTTTCTACCAGGGCGCCCAGGACGGGCGCCGGGTCGCCGCCGCCGAACTCGCGCAGGACCAGCGGCAGACCCCGGGGGGTCCGGGGGCCCATGAGGCCCACGGACAGGGACACACCGATCAGGGGGACACCGCACAGGAGGCACGCACATGA
- a CDS encoding styrene monooxygenase/indole monooxygenase family protein, whose protein sequence is MRRILVVGAGQSGLQLALGLQAKGYEVTLMSNRTADEIRTGRVMSTQCMFDSALRHERDLQLNFWERQAPRIQGLGVSVAAPDGGRAVDWLGRLKGYAQSVDQRVKMAGWLDVFVQRGGQLVIHGASVADLDYFSRAYELVLVAAGKGELVSMFGRDAARSPYDSPQRALAVAYVHGLGPRPEHPDTEAVRCNLVPGVGELFVMPTLTTSGRADILFWEGLPGGPLDAFRGVNDPGEHLELTLELMEKFVPWEYARATKVELTDAGGTLAGRYAPVVRNPVGRLPGGGLVLGVADVVVANDPITGQGANAAAKCAASYLSSILMHGDRPFDEAWMKATFDKYWFTTGKPVTQWTNAMLGTPPQHVLNLIGAAGQYQRVADRFANGFDNPADFDAYFYDPEDTEDYLAEVAEAAEAAAGAEAADGSPSAS, encoded by the coding sequence ATGCGCAGGATACTTGTCGTGGGGGCCGGGCAGTCCGGCCTCCAGCTCGCCCTCGGCCTCCAGGCGAAGGGCTACGAAGTCACCCTCATGTCCAACCGGACGGCGGACGAGATCCGCACCGGACGGGTCATGTCCACGCAGTGCATGTTCGACTCCGCGCTCCGGCACGAGCGCGACCTCCAGCTGAACTTCTGGGAGCGGCAGGCCCCCAGGATCCAGGGCCTCGGCGTCTCCGTCGCCGCTCCCGACGGCGGCCGCGCCGTCGACTGGCTCGGCCGCCTCAAGGGCTACGCGCAGTCCGTGGACCAGCGCGTGAAGATGGCCGGCTGGCTCGACGTCTTCGTGCAGCGCGGCGGCCAGCTGGTCATCCACGGCGCGTCCGTCGCCGACCTGGACTACTTCTCGCGCGCCTACGAACTGGTGCTGGTCGCCGCGGGCAAGGGCGAGCTCGTCTCCATGTTCGGCCGGGACGCGGCACGCTCCCCTTACGACAGCCCCCAGCGCGCCCTGGCCGTCGCGTACGTGCACGGGCTCGGGCCGCGCCCGGAGCACCCGGACACCGAAGCCGTGCGCTGCAACCTCGTGCCCGGTGTCGGCGAGCTGTTCGTCATGCCGACGCTGACCACCTCGGGGCGGGCGGACATCCTGTTCTGGGAGGGCCTGCCGGGCGGGCCGCTGGACGCCTTCCGGGGCGTCAACGACCCCGGCGAGCACCTGGAGCTCACGCTGGAGCTCATGGAGAAGTTCGTGCCGTGGGAGTACGCGCGCGCCACGAAGGTCGAACTGACGGACGCCGGCGGCACGCTGGCCGGCCGCTACGCCCCCGTGGTGCGCAACCCGGTCGGGCGGCTGCCGGGCGGCGGGCTGGTGCTGGGGGTGGCGGACGTGGTCGTCGCCAACGACCCGATCACCGGGCAGGGCGCCAACGCCGCCGCCAAGTGCGCGGCCTCGTACCTGTCGTCGATCCTGATGCACGGCGACAGGCCGTTCGACGAGGCCTGGATGAAGGCCACCTTCGACAAGTACTGGTTCACCACCGGCAAGCCCGTCACCCAGTGGACCAACGCCATGCTGGGCACCCCGCCGCAGCACGTGCTGAACCTGATCGGGGCGGCCGGGCAGTACCAGCGCGTGGCGGATCGATTCGCCAACGGCTTCGACAACCCGGCCGACTTCGACGCGTACTTCTATGACCCGGAGGACACGGAGGACTACCTGGCGGAGGTCGCCGAGGCGGCCGAGGCTGCGGCCGGGGCGGAAGCCGCCGACGGCTCCCCGTCCGCGTCGTAG
- a CDS encoding protein phosphatase 2C domain-containing protein: protein MRIDLASAPGSAERPNEDWVSASTPAAGGGVVVVLDGVTPPRGDDGCAHGVPWFATRLGGRLTELSGSRRDMPLDRILARAIGDTADAHRGTCDLSHVRTPQATVVMVRWDEARVEHLVLSDSVLLLRAPGGGVTAVLDDRLDRIPHGVRGSVAATDALRNAEGGFFTAAADPSVAARAVVGRTPRREVGALAALTDGASRWTDTFGEGDWAACLDVLREEGARGLIGRVRAIESDPVRPPARYKRHDDASAVYAEL, encoded by the coding sequence ATGCGCATCGACCTCGCTTCGGCCCCCGGCAGTGCTGAACGCCCCAACGAGGACTGGGTGTCGGCGTCGACACCTGCGGCGGGAGGGGGTGTTGTGGTCGTCCTGGACGGGGTCACTCCGCCCCGGGGGGACGACGGCTGCGCGCACGGAGTGCCCTGGTTCGCCACCCGCCTGGGCGGTCGATTGACCGAACTGTCCGGATCGCGGCGGGACATGCCGCTCGACCGGATCCTGGCCCGGGCCATCGGGGACACGGCCGACGCCCACCGCGGCACCTGTGACCTTTCTCACGTCCGGACGCCGCAGGCGACGGTGGTGATGGTCCGCTGGGACGAGGCCCGCGTGGAGCACCTGGTGCTCTCGGACTCCGTGCTCCTGCTGCGGGCGCCCGGCGGCGGGGTCACGGCGGTGCTCGACGACCGGCTGGACCGGATCCCGCACGGGGTGCGCGGCTCGGTGGCGGCCACGGACGCGCTGCGCAACGCCGAGGGCGGCTTCTTCACCGCCGCCGCCGACCCCTCGGTGGCGGCCCGGGCGGTCGTCGGGCGCACCCCGCGCCGGGAGGTGGGCGCGCTGGCCGCGCTGACGGACGGGGCGAGCCGGTGGACGGACACCTTCGGGGAGGGCGACTGGGCGGCCTGTCTGGACGTGCTGCGCGAGGAGGGGGCACGGGGGCTGATCGGGCGGGTGCGGGCCATCGAGTCCGACCCGGTGCGCCCGCCGGCCCGGTACAAGCGCCACGACGACGCCTCGGCGGTGTACGCGGAGCTTTGA